The region ACGACTATGTGTCCAATCAGGTGCTGGCGGGCATCGGTGGTGGAGGCAATCTGGGTGAGCCGCGTCTGGTGAACTTTGGCGACATCCCCGGCGAGCAGTACTTCTGGGTGCCCATGCTGTACAGCATCTCCGGACGGGTGGAACTGCGCGACTGGGACGCGCCCGTCATTGACATTCCCATCACTGTGGAGCTGCGTCAGGGCGGATATACGATTCGCAGCGAAGTCATCTACCTGGACCCGGACGGCAACTACACCATCCCCGATGTGGAAAACGGCACTTACGACCTCGCCTTCAAAGCCAGCCACTGGCTGCGGACGGTGGTGCGTGGAGTGGACGTGGTTGGTTCCGATGTGATGGGTGTTGACGTCTCGCTCACCAACGGCGATATTGACGGCGACAACGAAGTGACGCTGTTCGACTTCGGTGCACTGGTCGCGGCGTTCGGCAGTGTGCCGCGCGATAGCAACTGGAACCCCGATGCCGACCTGGACGGGGATGAGGAGGTGACGCTGTTCGACTTCGGGATACTGGTGCTCAACTTCGGCGCGATTGGCGATGAGTAGCCCGTATCCCCTTACCTCCTCTCCTGTCTCACGACAGGAGAGGAGGTAACGTTTCTCACTTCCACGTCCAGTATCTGGCTGTCATTCCCTGCGCTGCTTCAGCGTGATGACCGCATCTGCCAGTATGCCCATGCAGGGTCGACCTGCCCGGGCTCCAAAGGCAAGAGGTCCAGGGCTCTTGCAGGGTCCAGAGTGCGCAGTCCTCTGCCGATAACCTCCAGCGCACGCCTGTCGCCGATTTCCGCCAGAGCCTGATGTGCGCCCCACCATACCTCCGACTTCTTACACAGTTCCAGCAACGTGGGAACCGCCTCACGCGCTTTGAGCATGCCTAACACCGCGCACAGCCATATCTTTGCGGTAGGGTGTCTCCACGTTGACCTGGATCTCCGATAGCCGGTTCCACCGCGTCAGGCGCTGCTCCTGCCACGGGGTGAAATCGCCCCGTGCCCAACGGATCATCTCGGCGATGTATGCATCCCGCCCTTTCAGTCGCGCCTGTATCCGTTCAATGGTCACCCGAGCGGCAATGGAGTCCCACAGCGCATACAGGTCACCGTGTTGCAAACGGTGCTTCAGGAAACGCTGCAGCGCGGCGATGGATTCCTCCCCGCCGATATCTCCTAGACGCATCAACGCATACGCCCTGCGACTGGGCAAGTTGTCTTGACCCCTCTGCCCAATCCATTCCAAGTATTCCCCTCTTTCACACGCCTGCAGATACTGTTCCAGCACGTCTAACAGGGGTTGTGGCGAGCGCTGGGAAAGACGATACAGTTGCACCCAACTCTCGGGCGTGCTAAGTAGCACAATCGCAGGCATTCTCAGTTGTTGCTTGAGCGGCGGCAAGTCTGCACGGCAGGTAGCGGTGATGAGGCACACCGTTAGCCACAGAATCGCTTTCGTTTTCACGGTTTGACCTCCTGTTTAAAGTCATTTGCCCCGCGGGTAGAAGTAATCCAGCCATCCACCGCGAGACCAGTCTTTCTCGACGAGACCACCGTTATCGGCCATAACCAGTGAACCTAGGATTTGCCGCCTTATCAGTTACTTCGATGTCCGCGAAGTGTACGATGTATTGCCCTCCGACTTTCTCGTTCATACGCGGAATAACACTGCCCCAGTGATTAGGACGATCATCAAACCAGTTGGGCGGATTGGCATTCCGGTCCGGCCTGTTATCCTCTTCGACCAGTAGTCCCCAGGGGGTTCAGTAATCTATACATTCAACCACCAATTTCGAACACCCTCGCCGTTTTTCGGAAACAGCCGCCAACTTTTTCTGATCTCCTCTCGTTCCTTTGTTTCACGGAAGTGTTTGCCCCCTCGTCGGGTATACTCGATACAGACTCTGACGAAAGGAGATAGTCTCGTGCGCTGTCTGCTTGACCTCGCCGGTGAAACGCATACCGAAGAGACGCTGTATCAACAGTTACGCTTTCCCCCTGCCCCACCCGACCGTCCCTACGTGTTTCTGAATATGGTCAGCACTCTGGACGGTAAAATCACGCTGGGGGAGGTAGGAGATACCGCCGCCGGACTGGGCAGCCCGATGGATCAGGCACTTATGAAACGGCTTCAACGGAACGCACAGGCGGTGCTTATCGGAGCCAGCACGCTGCGAGCCGGACACGTTACTTACCCGGAGACCTTGTGGCGGGCCGTGGTCACTGCCAGCGGCAATGTGCCTACCGAGTCGCGCTTCTTTCGGGAAGCGCCAGGCAAAGCAGTGGTTTTCACGACCGAACAGGTGCCGGAGGTCAAACGCAAAGAGTGGCAGGAGTTTGCCCACGTGGTGGTTTGTGGCACGGACAAGGTGAACCTGATGCAGGCATTGTCTTTCCTGCGGCAGCAGCTGGGGATAGAGCGTCTGCTGTGCGAAGGAGGCGGCGCCCTCAACTACGAAATGTTCGTCGCGGGGCTGATAGACGAGTGGTTCCTGACCCTTGCGCCAAAGGTCAAGGGCGGGCGGCACATCCCCACATCCGTAGAGGGTGATGGACTGCCGCGGGAGCAGGTGGTACGAATGGAACTCGTTTCCGTTTATGAAAACGAGGGGGAGCTGTATCTCCGTTACCGGCGTGTGAGGTAAACGGCGATGTCTCCCGCAGAGTTTCGCCAGCTGGTGCAAGAGGCGATCGACTCCCTGCCCGAAGACATCCTGCGCCACCTGAGGAACGTGGAGGTGCTGGTGGAATGGACACCGCTTCCCGAACATCGGCGCACGGCGGGACTGCGGGCACGAGAAGACCTTTTCGGGCTGTATGAGGGGGTACCGCTGACCGAGCGCGGCGTCCTCTCCGGCGAACCCATCTTCCCCGACCGCATCACCATCTTCCAGCGACCCATTGAACGCCACTATCGCACGCCGGGGCGGATTCGCGATGCCATCCGGCGAACCCTGATTCACGAAATCGCGCATCACTTTGGCATCAGCGACGAACGCCTGCGCGAGCTGGACGCGTACTGAATCTCTCATCATGCGGAGGAAAAGCCATGATTATCTGGATTTGCACCGACATGGAAGGGCTGGCGGGCATCGACCGCTGGGAGCAGTGTTACCATCCCGACGACAACGCCCCGGAGTATCTCTACGGACGCAAGCAGCTCACCGAAGAGGTAAACGCCGCCGTCGCAGGCTGTTTTGACGCCGGAGCGACGGAGGTGCGCGTCATCGACGGGCACGGATGCAATCGCAACAGGGGGTTTCTGCAAGAGAAGCTCGACCCGCGCGTCAAGCAGGTGTGGTACAGCAGCTTCAACCCCCTGCGCATGGAGGGACTGGACGAGACCGTTCACGCGGTAGCGATGATCGGTCAACACGCGATGGCAGGCACCCTGAACGGCTTCATCGACCACACGCAGGTGCCTAAAGAGATTTGCCGTTACCGGATTAACGGCGAGGAGCACGGCGAGATGAGCCAGTTCGCGCTGTACGCGGGCGCATACGGGGTGCCGCTGGTGTATGTGTCGGGCGACGAGGCGTTGTGTGAGGAGGCGCGCCGACTGTTCCCGCACGTGCGCTGCACCCCCACCAAACGCGGCACCGGCTGGGCAACCTGCGAACTCTACCCTCCGGATGAAGTGCGCGCCCGCATCCGCCACGACATCGCCGAAGCCATCCAAAACGCCAACCGCGCCGACGCCTGGCGGGTAACGCCACCCATCGAAGTGTCGGTGGAATGGGCATACAGTGGACTGGCGGATGAACGCGCCCGTTTTGCCGGGGTGCAGCGTGTGGATGCCCGTACGGTGGCATGGAAAATCCACGACCCGCGCGACATCTACATGTTCCCCTGTGAAGCATGGCAACCCGGTATGGCATACCGACAGGGGTGAACACCATGCGGCTAACTGTTGCCCTGTCTTTCTGCCTTCTGCTGCCCTTGTTGTCGACCGCCCAGCCGGAGGTGGTGTGGGTAACCAATAGCGAACAGCTCCGGCAGGCGGTGCGCAACGCCCGACCCAGCACGACCATCCTGCTTGCGCCCGGAGAGTACCTAGGCGGGATTTACCTGGAGAACGTGCGTGGCGAACCGGGCAAACCCATCACCATCGCTGGGCAAGACGCGCAAAAACCGCCCGTCATTCGCGGCGGCGGTACAGGGTTACACATCAGCAGGGCGGCTTACCTGGAGCTGCGCGGACTGGTCATCACAGGGGCGCGGTATAACGGCTTGAACATCGACGACGGTGGACAGGTTGATTCCCCGACGCACCACATCGTGCTGAAAGATATCGCCGTGCGCGACATCGGCCCCCAAGGCAACTGCGATGGCATCAAACTTTCCGGAGTGACCGACTTTCGCGTGGAAGGCTGTACGGTGGAGCAATGGGGAGACGGCGGACAGGGTATCGATATGGTGGGCTGTCACCGCGGGGTCATCGAGCGATGTACCTTGCGCTTCACCGATGACAGAGGGTATGGGGTGCAAGCCAAAGGCGGCAGCAGCAACATCACGATACGGCGGTGCCGCTTCGAACACGCGGGCGCACGCGCCGTGCAGATTGGCGGTAGCACGGGGCTGCAGTTCTTCCGACCGCCGCTAAAGCCGGGTGGGGAACACGCGGAGGCGTGCAACATCACGGTCGAGGGCTGTCTCTTTATCGGTTCCACAGCGGCGGTGAGCTTTGTGGGCGTCGACGGCGCGACCGTGCGCTACAACACCATCTACCTTCCCAAACGCTGGGCGATTCGCATCCTGCAGGAGACGCGCGAGCCGGGTTTTGTGCCCTGCTGTCACGGACGCTTTACCGACAACCTTGTGGTCTTCCGTTCCGGCGAGTGGTTCGAGGGAGGGGTGAACATCGGTGCGGCAACCGCACCGCGCACCTTCACCTTTGCCCGCAACTGGTGGTATTGCGAGGATGCGCCGGAGCGAAGCAAACCGATGCTGCCGGTGTCTGAAAAAGAGGGAGTATACGGCGTAAACCCCCGCCTGCGCGCGCCACAAAACGGCGACCTGTCAGTGGATGAGGCTAGCCCGGCGCGTGGGGTGGGCGCGCACGCTTTGCCGTCGGAGAGCGAATCCACTCCCTGATAAGCTTTGCGTGTAGACGAAGTGGATAACTTGGCATAATTTATTGTAAACGGAGATAAGACAGGAGGTAAAGTGTCGTGACGCAACAGACCAGTTCCTTCGCACGCTGGCAAGCAGACGCCTTGTCTGCCGCCCGCATACAGCGCCTTCTGGACGAGCTGCGATACGCTATCCAGCATACCAACCGCGACACGATGACCCGATGGGCGCTGCAGAGCGTGAAAATCTTCGGAATGGCTGTAAAAAGGCGTGCGGTAAACGTATACACCTTTGCAAAGAGGATGATTACCGTACTGGCTCGCGAAGCAAAAGAGGGCTATGTAGCGGCTGGGCAGGGTCAACTCGCCGAGCACGCCCAGAAGAAGTTACAAGACCTCTCAGCGGCTTTAAAGCGCACGGGCGAAGGCGTCGCCCAGAACGTGCAGGCGATTGCCCAGCGCATCATGGCTAATCCCCGAGATGCGGCGCCGGAGTTGGCAGCAGCCGTATTGGGATTGCTTGCGGGGTCGGGCGGGTTCGACGCCAATGGCGGCATCCCCGATAAAGACATCGCCGTTGGCGGCATTGGAAGCCATCGCTCGGCGTTCACCCACTCTGTACTGACGGGAACAGTGCTGGAGACAGCGGTCTTCTCTCTTGCCCTGCTGGTCAATGCTGTTTACCAGAACTTGCCGGAAGAGCATGACCCCTTCTGGGACAGGATGGTGGCAGAGATGAACCGCATGTCGGTTGCTTTTGTAGCGGGCGCGTGTGCCGGGTTGGCGTATCACCTGCTGGCAGATGCTACCTGGCAGGCAGGAAAGCCCTATGCAGACCTGCCCTTCACGATGCCGATGGAAGGACATCAGGTGCTCATGGGAGGCAGTGCGCTCGCTGAAGCTCTGAGAGCGGGTGAATTCGCAAACCAGCAGGGCAGGAAATCGCTGTCCAGTCACTCATGACACCTTGCACGCGGGTAGTGCGTCCGGCGCGTTTTCGTGGTAAGATTAAAGATGTGATGAACAATGAACAAACGCACCACGATAACGAGAGGCTATACCATTTAATCTCCCTGCTGCTTCGTGCAGGTAACACGGTAAGCGTGCTGCTACTCACGGCAGGCATCGTGCTGATGCTCTGGTATAGAAGCCGTGCCGACTCTCACTCCCACTCCTTCATCACCGCGTGGCATCGCCTGCTGCGGGCAGAACCATCGGGCTTTCTGGAAGTGGGACTGCAGACAGTCATCCTGACGCCGATTGTCGCTTCCGCGTCGATATGCCTTTATGCCATCATCCGGAAACAACGCTTCCTGCTGATACCGTCACTGCTGGTGCTGGGGGGATTGGTGTTGAGCCTATGGATAGGTATCGCGTGGTAGCCCTGCCATCGTATGCGAAGGTGAACCTCACGCTGGACGTGCGGCAGCGATTGCCTGACGGCTATCACCTGATTCAGTCGGTGATGCAGCAGGTCAGTCTCGCCGACGAGGTGGTCGTGAAACTGAGCAACGAGGAAGGGATTCACATCGATTGTACGGACTCCGCGATTCCCTGCGACCAGACGAATCTGGCATGGCGCGCCGCCGAAAAGTTCTACGCCCGCCTGGGCGAAAACCCGCGTGTACACATCACCCTGCGCAAGGGTATACCCGTACAAGCAGGGCTGGGTGGAGGCAGCAGCAACGCGGCGACCACACTGCGCGCCCTGAACATTCTGCATGGACGCCCCCTCTCCATGAAAGACCTGCTATCAATAGCCATCTCTATCGGGTCGGATGTGCCGTTCTTTTTGATTGGGGGTACCGCGCTGGTGGAAGGGCTTGGCGATGCGGTCAGTCCCCTGCCCGTGCCTGCCAGCTATCCGCTGGTGATAGCGGCTCCGTTAACGGGTGTTTCTACCGCATGGGCATATCAGCGCATCGACGAAGAACGCGCTATGAACCAGGAAGAGGAACTGCCTGCACCGCGCACACCGGCAATGGTGAACGCCCTCCGTGCGGGGCTGAACTGGTTACCGCTACTGCACAACGACTTCGAAGCGGTTGTGCTTCCTGAACACCCCCAAATACAACGCGCCAAACTGCTCATGGTATCCTCCGGTGCGCAGGCTGCCCTGTTATGCGGAAGCGGATCGGGGGTCATGGGCGTGTATGCCGATGAAGCCACAGCGCATCGCGCGCTCACGCGCCTGCGACGGGCAGGATTTCGCGCGTGGAGATGTGACTTCTGCTGGCGGTAACAAAAAGTGGGGGTGCGCTGGGCAACGCACCCCCAGTGGGCGGGAGGGGTCAGGCTGCTTTGGGCTGGGGTTTGCGGGCTAAGACCTCGAACTTCGGCTTGTAATCGGGACACTTGTACGACTTGGAATACTCTTTCGGGTTCTCCGCCTCGCTGACGAAAATCTGCGCCCCTGTCACGCCGCACCGCTCGTAGGTGCGGTCGTAGTTGCCGCAGTCGTAGCAGCGGCGTAGCACCGTCCAGCATACGCTACACCGCAGGCTACCGATAAGCTCCACGCGCCCGCACAAGGGGCAGTGGATGTACACCTCGCGGAAGCCGTACTCCTTGTTTTGCAAAGCGGTGCGCACGCGCTGATTGAACTGCTCCAGCTCGTGCTGCAGCTCGCCGGTGGTCGCCAGCAGCTGGTTCATCTGCTGGGTGTTGATGAACTCAATCACGCGGTCATCCAGCAGGTCGGACACCGCGGAGCAGGCTTTCTGCAGGTTCTTCAGGTGCTGTTCGGCGGTCTGCGGTTTGTAAGGTCGCTGGCGTTCACGCCGCGCCCCCAAGTGCTTGAGCATCTCTTCGGTAACGTGCAGCGGGACGCGCAGGAACGCCTCTTTCTTGTTCGGGTATTCCAGAATGGCGTTGACAATCTTCTCCAGGTCGCCGATGGAGAGCTTTTCGTTGCGCACCTTCTCCACGAGGCGCAGCTGGGTACTGACCTCTTTGTTCAGCGGCAACAGGGCACGCGCGTGTCCCTCGGTGAACGTTCCGCCGCTGCCGTTCTGCGATGGCGGCTTCATCAGCTCCTGCTGAATGACCTGCGGCAGTTCCAGCAGCTCCAGATGGCGCTTGAGCGTGCTCTCGCTGACACCCAGCGTGCGTGCTACTTGCTCCCAACTCATCATGGTCAGTAGCCGCTGGATGGCCTGCGCCCGCTCGATGGGGTTCAAGTCTTCACGCTGAAAGTTCTCCAGCAGCGCATCGGCGGCGGCTTCCTCGTCAGTCAACTCACGGATGATAGCAGGTATTTCGGTAAGTCCAGCCATCTGCGCCGCCCGATACCGTCGCTCACCCATGACAATCTCGTAGCGTCCATCAGCAGCCGGGCGGACAACGATGGGTTCCAGTACCCCACGCTCCTTGATGGACTGCGCCAGCTCCTGCAGGCTCTCCTCATAAAAGGTCTGACGAGGCTGGTTTTTGCCAGCGATAATCTTTTCCAGCGGTATCATCTGCATGTCTGGCATCTCAGCGATTCCCTCCCTGTATCTCTTCACAGATTCCTTTCCACACACCCTGCTCTCGAAAACCCGTACCTTTGCGGTTTTCTGAAGGCAAACCCTCTGCTCTACTCTTTGCACAACCGATAATGGTATCAGAAAACGAAGGGGCGATAACGATGCCGCAAAGCACAGCTCTCGATACCCAGATTATCTGTGGGGTACCCGTGCTGCAGTGGCGCGGTGTGCTCGACGATGCCAGGTTAGGATGCTGCGAGCGTATCTTGCAGTCGCTAACGCACAGCGGATACCGTGAACTGGTTCTTGACCTGCGGCAGGCAAGTATCGGTGCCCCACGCGAACTGTGGAGGCTCTTACGTACGCTGGAGAAAATGCTTCCAGCCCACGCGCACGCGGAGGTGGTGTTGCCCGCGGGTAGTCCGCCGGTGCGTCAACCGAAACGGAT is a window of Bacillota bacterium DNA encoding:
- a CDS encoding dihydrofolate reductase family protein, giving the protein MRCLLDLAGETHTEETLYQQLRFPPAPPDRPYVFLNMVSTLDGKITLGEVGDTAAGLGSPMDQALMKRLQRNAQAVLIGASTLRAGHVTYPETLWRAVVTASGNVPTESRFFREAPGKAVVFTTEQVPEVKRKEWQEFAHVVVCGTDKVNLMQALSFLRQQLGIERLLCEGGGALNYEMFVAGLIDEWFLTLAPKVKGGRHIPTSVEGDGLPREQVVRMELVSVYENEGELYLRYRRVR
- a CDS encoding metallopeptidase family protein, giving the protein MSPAEFRQLVQEAIDSLPEDILRHLRNVEVLVEWTPLPEHRRTAGLRAREDLFGLYEGVPLTERGVLSGEPIFPDRITIFQRPIERHYRTPGRIRDAIRRTLIHEIAHHFGISDERLRELDAY
- a CDS encoding M55 family metallopeptidase, which translates into the protein MIIWICTDMEGLAGIDRWEQCYHPDDNAPEYLYGRKQLTEEVNAAVAGCFDAGATEVRVIDGHGCNRNRGFLQEKLDPRVKQVWYSSFNPLRMEGLDETVHAVAMIGQHAMAGTLNGFIDHTQVPKEICRYRINGEEHGEMSQFALYAGAYGVPLVYVSGDEALCEEARRLFPHVRCTPTKRGTGWATCELYPPDEVRARIRHDIAEAIQNANRADAWRVTPPIEVSVEWAYSGLADERARFAGVQRVDARTVAWKIHDPRDIYMFPCEAWQPGMAYRQG
- a CDS encoding right-handed parallel beta-helix repeat-containing protein; amino-acid sequence: MATRYGIPTGVNTMRLTVALSFCLLLPLLSTAQPEVVWVTNSEQLRQAVRNARPSTTILLAPGEYLGGIYLENVRGEPGKPITIAGQDAQKPPVIRGGGTGLHISRAAYLELRGLVITGARYNGLNIDDGGQVDSPTHHIVLKDIAVRDIGPQGNCDGIKLSGVTDFRVEGCTVEQWGDGGQGIDMVGCHRGVIERCTLRFTDDRGYGVQAKGGSSNITIRRCRFEHAGARAVQIGGSTGLQFFRPPLKPGGEHAEACNITVEGCLFIGSTAAVSFVGVDGATVRYNTIYLPKRWAIRILQETREPGFVPCCHGRFTDNLVVFRSGEWFEGGVNIGAATAPRTFTFARNWWYCEDAPERSKPMLPVSEKEGVYGVNPRLRAPQNGDLSVDEASPARGVGAHALPSESESTP
- a CDS encoding DUF1634 domain-containing protein: MNNEQTHHDNERLYHLISLLLRAGNTVSVLLLTAGIVLMLWYRSRADSHSHSFITAWHRLLRAEPSGFLEVGLQTVILTPIVASASICLYAIIRKQRFLLIPSLLVLGGLVLSLWIGIAW
- the ispE gene encoding 4-(cytidine 5'-diphospho)-2-C-methyl-D-erythritol kinase; this translates as MDRYRVVALPSYAKVNLTLDVRQRLPDGYHLIQSVMQQVSLADEVVVKLSNEEGIHIDCTDSAIPCDQTNLAWRAAEKFYARLGENPRVHITLRKGIPVQAGLGGGSSNAATTLRALNILHGRPLSMKDLLSIAISIGSDVPFFLIGGTALVEGLGDAVSPLPVPASYPLVIAAPLTGVSTAWAYQRIDEERAMNQEEELPAPRTPAMVNALRAGLNWLPLLHNDFEAVVLPEHPQIQRAKLLMVSSGAQAALLCGSGSGVMGVYADEATAHRALTRLRRAGFRAWRCDFCWR
- a CDS encoding ParB/RepB/Spo0J family partition protein; this translates as MPDMQMIPLEKIIAGKNQPRQTFYEESLQELAQSIKERGVLEPIVVRPAADGRYEIVMGERRYRAAQMAGLTEIPAIIRELTDEEAAADALLENFQREDLNPIERAQAIQRLLTMMSWEQVARTLGVSESTLKRHLELLELPQVIQQELMKPPSQNGSGGTFTEGHARALLPLNKEVSTQLRLVEKVRNEKLSIGDLEKIVNAILEYPNKKEAFLRVPLHVTEEMLKHLGARRERQRPYKPQTAEQHLKNLQKACSAVSDLLDDRVIEFINTQQMNQLLATTGELQHELEQFNQRVRTALQNKEYGFREVYIHCPLCGRVELIGSLRCSVCWTVLRRCYDCGNYDRTYERCGVTGAQIFVSEAENPKEYSKSYKCPDYKPKFEVLARKPQPKAA